A genome region from Macaca fascicularis isolate 582-1 chromosome 3, T2T-MFA8v1.1 includes the following:
- the NCF1 gene encoding neutrophil cytosol factor 1 isoform X1 yields MGDTFIRHIALLGFEKRFVPNQHYVYMFLVKWQDLSEKVVYRRFTEIYEFHKTLKEMFPIEAGAINPENRTIPHLPAPRWFDGQRAAENRQGTLTEYCSTLMSLPTKISRCPHLLDFFKVRPNDLKLPTDNQTKKPETYLLPKDGKSTAADITGPIILQTYRAIADYEKTSGSEMALAVGDVVEVVEKSESGWWFCQMKAKRGWIPASFLEPLDSPDETEDPEPNYAGEPYVAIKAYAAVEEDEVSLLEGEAVEVIHKLLDGWWVIRKDDVTGYFPSMYLQKSGQDVSQAQRQIKRGAPPRRSSIRNAHSIHQRSRKRLSQDAYRRNSVRFLQQRRRQARPGPQSPGSPLEEEPQTQRSKPQPAVPPRPSADLILNRCSESTKRKLASAV; encoded by the exons GTGTACATGTTTCTGGTGAAATGGCAGGACCTGTCCGAGAAGGTGGTGTACCGGCGCTTCACGGAGATCTATGAGTTCCAT AAAACCTTAAAAGAAATGTTCCCTATTGAGGCAGGGGCAATCAATCCAGAGAACAGGACCATCCCCCACCTTCCAG CTCCCAGGTGGTTCGACGGGCAGCGGGCCGCCGAGAACCGCCAGGGCACGCTTACTGAGTACTGCAGCACGCTTATGAGCCTGCCCACCAAGATCTCCCGCTGTCCCCACCTCCTCGACTTCTTCAAGGTGCGCCCCAACGACCTCAAGCTCCCCACAGACAACCA GACAAAAAAGCCAGAGACATACTTGCTGCCCAAAGACGGCAAGAGTACCGCGGCGG aCATCACCGGTCCCATCATCCTGCAGACGTACCGCGCCATTGCCGACTATGAGAAGACCTCAGGCTCCGAGATGGCTCTGGCCGTGGGGGACGTGGTGGAGGTCGTGGAGAAGAGCGAGAGCG GTTGGTGGTTCTGTCAGATGAAAGCAAAGCGAGGCTGGATCCCAGCATCCTTCCTCGAGCCCCTGGACAGTCCCGACGAGACGGAAGACCCTGAGCCCAACTATGCAG GCGAGCCGTACGTTGCCATCAAGGCCTACGCTGCTGTGGAGGAGGACGAGGTGTCCCTGCTCGAGGGCGAAGCTGTTGAGGTCATTCACAAGCTCCTGGACGGCTGGTGGGTCATCAG GAAAGATGACGTCACAGGCTACTTCCCGTCCATGTACCTGCAAAAGTCGGGGCAAGACGTGTCCCAGGCCCAACGCCAGATCAAGCGCGGGGCGCCGCCCCGCAG GTCGTCCATCCGCAACGCGCACAGCATCCACCAGCGGTCGCGGAAGCGCCTCAGCCAGGACGCCTATCGCCGCAACAGCGTCCGTTTTCTGCAGCAGCGACGCCGCCAGGCGCGGCCGGGACCGCAGAGCCCCGGGAGCCCTCTCG AGGAGGAGCCGCAGACCCAGCGCTCTAAACCGCAGCCGGCGGTGCCCCCGCGGCCCAGCGCTGACCTCATCCTGAACCGCTGCAGCGAGAGCACCAAGCGGAAGCTGGCGTCTGCCGTCTGA
- the NCF1 gene encoding neutrophil cytosol factor 1 isoform X2 produces the protein MGDTFIRHIALLGFEKRFVPNQHYVYMFLVKWQDLSEKVVYRRFTEIYEFHKTLKEMFPIEAGAINPENRTIPHLPAPRWFDGQRAAENRQGTLTEYCSTLMSLPTKISRCPHLLDFFKVRPNDLKLPTDNQTKKPETYLLPKDGKSTAADITGPIILQTYRAIADYEKTSGSEMALAVGDVVEVVEKSESGWWFCQMKAKRGWIPASFLEPLDSPDETEDPEPNYAGEPYVAIKAYAAVEEDEVSLLEGEAVEVIHKLLDGWKDDVTGYFPSMYLQKSGQDVSQAQRQIKRGAPPRRSSIRNAHSIHQRSRKRLSQDAYRRNSVRFLQQRRRQARPGPQSPGSPLEEEPQTQRSKPQPAVPPRPSADLILNRCSESTKRKLASAV, from the exons GTGTACATGTTTCTGGTGAAATGGCAGGACCTGTCCGAGAAGGTGGTGTACCGGCGCTTCACGGAGATCTATGAGTTCCAT AAAACCTTAAAAGAAATGTTCCCTATTGAGGCAGGGGCAATCAATCCAGAGAACAGGACCATCCCCCACCTTCCAG CTCCCAGGTGGTTCGACGGGCAGCGGGCCGCCGAGAACCGCCAGGGCACGCTTACTGAGTACTGCAGCACGCTTATGAGCCTGCCCACCAAGATCTCCCGCTGTCCCCACCTCCTCGACTTCTTCAAGGTGCGCCCCAACGACCTCAAGCTCCCCACAGACAACCA GACAAAAAAGCCAGAGACATACTTGCTGCCCAAAGACGGCAAGAGTACCGCGGCGG aCATCACCGGTCCCATCATCCTGCAGACGTACCGCGCCATTGCCGACTATGAGAAGACCTCAGGCTCCGAGATGGCTCTGGCCGTGGGGGACGTGGTGGAGGTCGTGGAGAAGAGCGAGAGCG GTTGGTGGTTCTGTCAGATGAAAGCAAAGCGAGGCTGGATCCCAGCATCCTTCCTCGAGCCCCTGGACAGTCCCGACGAGACGGAAGACCCTGAGCCCAACTATGCAG GCGAGCCGTACGTTGCCATCAAGGCCTACGCTGCTGTGGAGGAGGACGAGGTGTCCCTGCTCGAGGGCGAAGCTGTTGAGGTCATTCACAAGCTCCTGGACGGCTG GAAAGATGACGTCACAGGCTACTTCCCGTCCATGTACCTGCAAAAGTCGGGGCAAGACGTGTCCCAGGCCCAACGCCAGATCAAGCGCGGGGCGCCGCCCCGCAG GTCGTCCATCCGCAACGCGCACAGCATCCACCAGCGGTCGCGGAAGCGCCTCAGCCAGGACGCCTATCGCCGCAACAGCGTCCGTTTTCTGCAGCAGCGACGCCGCCAGGCGCGGCCGGGACCGCAGAGCCCCGGGAGCCCTCTCG AGGAGGAGCCGCAGACCCAGCGCTCTAAACCGCAGCCGGCGGTGCCCCCGCGGCCCAGCGCTGACCTCATCCTGAACCGCTGCAGCGAGAGCACCAAGCGGAAGCTGGCGTCTGCCGTCTGA
- the NCF1 gene encoding neutrophil cytosol factor 1 isoform X3: MALAVGDVVEVVEKSESGWWFCQMKAKRGWIPASFLEPLDSPDETEDPEPNYAGEPYVAIKAYAAVEEDEVSLLEGEAVEVIHKLLDGWWVIRKDDVTGYFPSMYLQKSGQDVSQAQRQIKRGAPPRRSSIRNAHSIHQRSRKRLSQDAYRRNSVRFLQQRRRQARPGPQSPGSPLEEEPQTQRSKPQPAVPPRPSADLILNRCSESTKRKLASAV, from the exons ATGGCTCTGGCCGTGGGGGACGTGGTGGAGGTCGTGGAGAAGAGCGAGAGCG GTTGGTGGTTCTGTCAGATGAAAGCAAAGCGAGGCTGGATCCCAGCATCCTTCCTCGAGCCCCTGGACAGTCCCGACGAGACGGAAGACCCTGAGCCCAACTATGCAG GCGAGCCGTACGTTGCCATCAAGGCCTACGCTGCTGTGGAGGAGGACGAGGTGTCCCTGCTCGAGGGCGAAGCTGTTGAGGTCATTCACAAGCTCCTGGACGGCTGGTGGGTCATCAG GAAAGATGACGTCACAGGCTACTTCCCGTCCATGTACCTGCAAAAGTCGGGGCAAGACGTGTCCCAGGCCCAACGCCAGATCAAGCGCGGGGCGCCGCCCCGCAG GTCGTCCATCCGCAACGCGCACAGCATCCACCAGCGGTCGCGGAAGCGCCTCAGCCAGGACGCCTATCGCCGCAACAGCGTCCGTTTTCTGCAGCAGCGACGCCGCCAGGCGCGGCCGGGACCGCAGAGCCCCGGGAGCCCTCTCG AGGAGGAGCCGCAGACCCAGCGCTCTAAACCGCAGCCGGCGGTGCCCCCGCGGCCCAGCGCTGACCTCATCCTGAACCGCTGCAGCGAGAGCACCAAGCGGAAGCTGGCGTCTGCCGTCTGA